In one Musa acuminata AAA Group cultivar baxijiao chromosome BXJ2-5, Cavendish_Baxijiao_AAA, whole genome shotgun sequence genomic region, the following are encoded:
- the LOC135612648 gene encoding multiple organellar RNA editing factor 8, chloroplastic/mitochondrial-like, whose product MTRRILIAKLHTLCRSSRALSLPRACPSPLLRFRPLVAVATEYPLLRLNSVADASGTRCFSTRPTTSSLNDPSPNWSNRPPKETILLDGCDFEHWLVVMEPADPSLTRDEIIDSYIKTLSQVLGSEEEARMSIYSVSTKHYFAFGCKVSEEISYKIKPLPKVRWVLPDSYLDVKNKDYGGEPFIDGTAVPYDPKYHEEWVRNNARAQERSRRNDRPRNFDRSRNFERRRENMQHFQNREAPPMQNQQEFQNRDAQNAMPQNAQSPMPSRDVPPTPNRDPHTMPPPNYMPNAGSSYGGGGQGYQGGPGYQGGGQGYQGSYPGGNMPSGPGYQGGRPGYQGDSRGYQGGGTAGGNAGGIMPGGSVYQGGSPGGYQGGGPGYQGGSPGGYQGGGPGYQGGSPAGYQGGGSAYQGGSPRYQGSSPPYQGGLSGNQSENSSYEGSSPNYQQGGGPGYQRGAPYQGRDMPGRDQ is encoded by the exons ATGACGCGGCGAATACTGATCGCTAAGCTCCACACCCTCTGCCGGTCCTCGCGGGCTCTCTCGCTCCCCCGCGCTTGCCCTTCCCCTCTTCTCCGCTTCCGTCCCCTCGTCGCCGTCGCCACTGAATACCCCCTGCTCCGCCTCAACTCAGTCGCCGACGCCTCAGGGACCAGATGCTTCTCCACCCGGCCGACGACGTCTTCACTCAACGATCCGTCACCGAACTGGAGCAACCGCCCTCCCAAGGAGACCATCCTACTCGACGGCTGTGACTTCGAGCACTGGCTTGTCGTCATGGAGCCCGCCGATCCCTCCCTCACTCGCGACGAGATCATCGATAGCTACATCAAGACCCTGTCCCAGGTTCTTGGAAG TGAAGAAGAAGCGAGGATGTCAATTTATTCGGTGTCGACAAAGCATTACTTTGCTTTTGGGTGCAAAGTATCTGAAGAGATCTCATATAAGATCAAGC CTTTGCCGAAGGTCCGTTGGGTCCTGCCTGACTCATATTTAGATGTGAAGAACAAAGATTATGGAG GAGAACCATTCATAGATGGTACAGCTGTTCCCTATGACCCTAAATACCATGAAGAGTGGGTGAGGAATAATGCACGTGCACAAGAGAGGTCGAGGCGGAACGATAGGCCTCGCAATTTTGATCGATCACGGAACtttgagaggagaagggaaaacATGCAGCACTTCCAGAATAGAGAAGCACCACCAATGCAAAACCAGCAGGAGTTCCAGAATCGTGATGCACAGAATGCAATGCCACAAAATGCCCAGAGTCCTATGCCTTCTAGAGATGTTCCTCCAACACCTAATCGTGATCCCCATACCATGCCACCACCTAACTACATGCCAAATGCTGGAAGTAGCTATGGAGGGGGCGGACAAGGCTATCAAGGAGGCCCTGGTTATCAAGGGGGTGGTCAAGGGTACCAGGGCAGCTATCCTGGAGGCAATATGCCAAGTGGTCCTGGTTATCAAGGTGGCCGCCCTGGTTACCAGGGAGATTCCCGTGGTTATCAAGGAGGCGGCACTGCTGGTGGAAATGCAGGAGGCATTATGCCAGGTGGTTCAGTCTATCAAGGAGGCAGCCCCGGTGGTTATCAGGGAGGTGGCCCAGGTTATCAAGGAGGCAGCCCTGGTGGTTATCAGGGAGGTGGCCCAGGTTATCAAGGAGGCAGCCCTGCAGGTTATCAGGGAGGTGGCTCTGCATATCAAGGAGGTAGCCCGCGTTATCAGGGAAGCAGTCCACCTTATCAAGGTGGCTTATCTGGTAATCAATCTGAAAACTCTAGTTATGAAGGAAGCAGCCCCAACTATCAGCAGGGTGGTGGACCTGGGTACCAACGTGGGGCTCCTTATCAAGGAAGAGACATGCCTGGAAGAGATCAATAA